One Candidatus Sulfurimonas baltica DNA segment encodes these proteins:
- a CDS encoding helix-turn-helix domain-containing protein, which produces MLDINLSSPISIMNELKQKFKDKRLFLNLTQEGLATRSAVSLGSLKRFESSGQISLESLLKLALVLECLDDFQQIALQKKQTINSIDDLYKEKKQKLPKKGRIK; this is translated from the coding sequence ATGTTAGATATAAACTTATCATCACCTATTTCTATAATGAATGAACTAAAACAAAAATTTAAGGACAAAAGACTGTTTTTAAATCTTACACAAGAGGGATTGGCCACTAGAAGTGCGGTTAGTCTTGGTAGTTTAAAAAGATTTGAAAGTAGTGGTCAAATCTCACTAGAGTCTTTACTGAAATTAGCTTTAGTTTTAGAGTGTTTGGATGATTTCCAACAAATTGCACTACAAAAAAAGCAAACAATTAACTCTATAGATGATTTATATAAAGAAAAAAAACAAAAGCTTCCCAAAAAAGGCAGAATCAAATGA
- a CDS encoding type II toxin-antitoxin system HipA family toxin: MNIKTIDIFLNQFDKKLNVGRLAYKDKTIYFEYSKDFLDTGLEISPYKLPLKNGVFVCEDKIFEGLYGVFGDSLPDGWGRLLLDRYFLKQGFRYNDITPLDRLSNIGKYGTGALSYEPVIENIVLQRENISLDRLAQSSQEILQGSSEDMLEELLLLGGSSAGARPKAMIQLNDEDKIIHGSQSLHCGFAHWMVKFASSSDSADIGSIEYAYSLMARDAKIDMSNTKLLRGTKNSYFAIKRFDRIGDNRVHLHSVSGLTHSDFRFPTLDYDDLLTLTLHLTKDINEQIKMFRLACFNLFAHNRDDHAKNFSFLMDSDGRWRLSPAYDLTFSYGPGGEHSTTYLGEGKNPTSEYLLKLAKKHNIKNAKEIVDEIKSVVNNFTIYANIAGVSKHSIKMICQAIIVI, encoded by the coding sequence ATGAATATAAAAACTATAGATATTTTTTTAAATCAATTTGATAAGAAGCTAAATGTTGGAAGATTAGCATATAAAGATAAAACTATATATTTTGAGTATAGTAAAGATTTTTTAGATACTGGACTTGAAATATCTCCATATAAACTACCGCTAAAAAATGGTGTATTTGTTTGTGAGGATAAAATTTTTGAAGGACTTTATGGAGTATTTGGAGATAGTTTACCAGATGGTTGGGGTAGACTTCTTTTAGATAGATATTTTTTAAAGCAAGGTTTTAGGTACAACGATATCACACCGCTTGATAGATTAAGCAATATAGGAAAATATGGCACAGGGGCACTGAGTTACGAGCCTGTAATTGAGAACATTGTACTGCAGAGAGAAAATATAAGCTTAGATAGATTGGCACAAAGTTCACAAGAGATTTTGCAAGGTAGTAGCGAAGATATGTTAGAAGAATTATTGCTACTGGGAGGATCATCAGCGGGGGCTAGGCCAAAAGCTATGATACAGTTAAATGATGAAGATAAAATCATACATGGTTCCCAAAGTCTGCATTGTGGTTTTGCTCACTGGATGGTAAAATTTGCTTCAAGTAGTGATAGTGCGGATATTGGCAGTATTGAGTATGCATATAGCCTTATGGCTAGGGATGCCAAAATAGATATGAGTAATACAAAACTATTACGCGGCACAAAAAATAGTTATTTTGCAATAAAAAGATTTGATAGGATTGGTGACAACAGGGTTCATCTTCATTCTGTATCTGGTTTGACTCATAGTGATTTTAGGTTTCCAACACTTGACTATGATGATTTACTTACTTTGACTTTACATTTGACAAAAGATATTAATGAGCAGATAAAAATGTTCAGGTTAGCTTGCTTTAACTTATTTGCTCACAATCGTGATGACCATGCAAAAAATTTCTCATTTTTAATGGATAGTGATGGTAGATGGAGATTAAGCCCCGCTTACGATTTAACTTTTTCGTATGGTCCAGGTGGTGAACATAGCACAACTTATCTAGGTGAGGGAAAAAATCCTACAAGTGAGTATCTGCTAAAGCTGGCTAAAAAACATAATATAAAAAATGCAAAAGAGATAGTTGATGAGATAAAATCAGTTGTAAATAATTTTACTATATATGCCAATATAGCTGGAGTTTCTAAACACTCAATAAAAATGATTTGTCAGGCCATTATAGTTATCTAA